The DNA sequence CACGCGCACGTTTCGGTAACCGACGAGGCGGCACCGAGAGCCGTCGGCGACACCGATCGGGTCTGGTGGAAGCCCCTAGAGGCCGGCCGCTTGTGCCAGTCGTCCCAGCGAATGGTGCGGCTGACCGATCAGCTGAGCGGTCCCATGTGCGCGCTTGAAGTACAGATGCGCGTCGTGCTCCCACGTGATGCCGATTCCGCCATGGAGCTGAATGGTCTCGGCGGCAATGTGGTTGAACGCGTCCGAGCAGTACACCCGGGCAGCGTCGGCGAGCGCGAGCGCTTCGTCGGTTCCGTTGACGAGTGCGTCGACGGCTGCGTAGGAGATGGAATGCGCGGTCTCGGTGAGTGCGTACATGTCGGCCATCCGGTGCTTGAGTGCCTGGAATGAGCCGATGACCCGCCCGAACTGTTTGCGCGACTTGGTGTATTCGACGGTCAGGTCGAGCGCTGCGCGAGCTGCGCCCACCTGTTCGGCGCTGATCGCGACGAATGCGGTCGCTCGGAGGTTGTCCACCAGATTCTCGGCCGTGGGGATGGCGATGGCATCGACATCCTCGAAGGTGACGGTTGTCAGCGGCCGCGTGGGGTCCATGGTGGGACGGGCTACTCGAGTGATGCCGTCGGCGTTCGCATCCACCTGATGCAGCGTGACGTGCTCACCCGAGCGGGCCAGGACCAGCAACACGTCGGCATACTCGCCGTCGAGTACGTAGTGGCTGGTACCGGAGAGAATCCCGCTGCTCGCCTCCACTCCGGGTTCGTTCCAGCCCGATTCGCCTGCCCAGCACAGTGCGGCCACCTTCTCGCCCGATGCCAGGTCAGGAAGGGTACGCGCGCAGGCCTCGTCGTCTCTGCTGAGGAGCAGGGCCTGCGTGGCGAGAACCGCGGAACCGAGCATCGGAACCGGGGAGAGGTGTTTGCCCAGTTCTTCGAGGACCACATGGGTTTCGGTGAGCGTGGCGCCGACACCGTCGAACTGCTCCGGGATCGCCAGTGCGGCGACGCCGATCTGTTCGCACAGGGTGGACCACAGAGCCTGGTCGTGCCTGTTCTCCGACGACATCGCCGCTCGCACGCTTGCGGAGTCGCCACTGCGGCGTAGCAGCGCAGCAACCGAATCACGAAGCGCGGACTGCTCTTCGGTGTCGATTCCGGGGGAGTAGATGCTCATGCGCTGATCGACTCCAGGACGCGGGACCGGTGGACGGCCGGCGTACCCCATGCCGACAGCAGGGCTCGTGTCTTCGTCAGGAACAGCGACAGATCGTGCTCCTGGGTGTACCCGATGGCGCCGAGCACCTGAAGGCCGACCCGGGAGGCGAGGTAGGCGGCCTCTCCCGCGGCAACTTTCGCCGCTGACACATCGCGCGAGGCGAATTGTGGTTCGGGTACTTGTCCTTCCAGGGTGAGTGCTGCTCCGTGCACGAGTGGCCGTGCCATCTCGACGGCGATGGCCACATCGGCGAGATGGTGTTTGACAGCCTGGAATGAACCGATTTCCCTGCCGAACTGCTTCCGCGTTTTCGCGTACTCGCTGGTGAGGGTGAGCATGGTCTGCGCGAGGCCGATGAGCTGCGCCGCCGTCGCCAGGGCACCGAAGTCGAATGCGCGGGAGGCATCTACATTGGCCAGCCGTTCGCCGGCCTGCACTACCGAGAGCGTGCGGGCCAGATCCACCGACGGGCGCGGGCCCGTACCCACCCCGGTGCTCAATGTCGAGCCGT is a window from the Williamsia sp. DF01-3 genome containing:
- a CDS encoding acyl-CoA dehydrogenase family protein; the encoded protein is MSIYSPGIDTEEQSALRDSVAALLRRSGDSASVRAAMSSENRHDQALWSTLCEQIGVAALAIPEQFDGVGATLTETHVVLEELGKHLSPVPMLGSAVLATQALLLSRDDEACARTLPDLASGEKVAALCWAGESGWNEPGVEASSGILSGTSHYVLDGEYADVLLVLARSGEHVTLHQVDANADGITRVARPTMDPTRPLTTVTFEDVDAIAIPTAENLVDNLRATAFVAISAEQVGAARAALDLTVEYTKSRKQFGRVIGSFQALKHRMADMYALTETAHSISYAAVDALVNGTDEALALADAARVYCSDAFNHIAAETIQLHGGIGITWEHDAHLYFKRAHGTAQLIGQPHHSLGRLAQAAGL
- a CDS encoding acyl-CoA dehydrogenase, whose product is MRFLLEDEHRDLASSIDAMLAKSDVPAVIRAWNTGDLEPGRKVWSRLAETGVNALLISDDNGGMGAGAVEMVVAVETLGRYGVPGPVAETVAAVPVLLADAAVTEPLAALAEGALATLALPPEVPFAVDVEVAEQTYLVDGSTLSTGVGTGPRPSVDLARTLSVVQAGERLANVDASRAFDFGALATAAQLIGLAQTMLTLTSEYAKTRKQFGREIGSFQAVKHHLADVAIAVEMARPLVHGAALTLEGQVPEPQFASRDVSAAKVAAGEAAYLASRVGLQVLGAIGYTQEHDLSLFLTKTRALLSAWGTPAVHRSRVLESISA